A window of the Methyloprofundus sp. genome harbors these coding sequences:
- a CDS encoding tRNA-uridine 2-sulfurtransferase: MGKQIKAVSLISGGLDSMLATKAIMEQGVHVEGINFFTGFCVEGHTHAIRKKDKVKPKRNNSLWVAETLGIKLHIIDIIEEYKDVLINPKHGYGANMNPCLDCKIFMVNKAKQWMQENDFDFIITGEVMGQRPMSQRRETMPIISAESGADDRLVRPLCAQGLPATLPEREGWISRDELFDFSGRSRKPQMALAEKYGLENYSQPAGGCCFLTDESYSAKLVDLWKARGTKEYDLDDVMLLKVGRHIRPNSDYKIIVAREDGEARFMQGYKKNYINMNCASHRGPLALIDGEPSAEDLHVAAQIVARYGQGREAALVDVAVRDLAGNESILQVKPLAADELPKEWFV; the protein is encoded by the coding sequence ATGGGTAAGCAAATCAAAGCAGTTTCTTTAATTTCAGGTGGGTTGGATTCTATGTTGGCGACCAAGGCCATTATGGAGCAAGGCGTGCACGTTGAAGGTATTAATTTTTTTACGGGCTTTTGTGTCGAAGGGCATACGCATGCCATACGCAAAAAAGATAAGGTAAAGCCGAAGCGTAATAATTCTTTATGGGTGGCGGAGACTTTAGGTATTAAGCTACATATTATTGATATTATTGAAGAATATAAAGATGTATTGATTAATCCTAAGCATGGGTATGGGGCCAATATGAATCCGTGCTTGGATTGTAAGATATTTATGGTCAATAAAGCCAAGCAATGGATGCAGGAAAATGATTTTGATTTTATTATCACGGGTGAAGTAATGGGGCAGCGGCCGATGTCGCAACGCCGAGAGACTATGCCTATTATTTCTGCTGAATCGGGTGCGGATGACCGTTTGGTGCGGCCTTTATGCGCACAAGGTTTGCCAGCAACTTTGCCTGAGCGGGAAGGTTGGATTAGTCGTGATGAATTGTTTGATTTTAGTGGGCGTTCACGTAAGCCGCAAATGGCACTGGCTGAGAAATATGGGTTGGAAAATTATTCGCAACCAGCAGGGGGCTGCTGCTTTTTGACTGACGAAAGCTACTCGGCAAAATTGGTTGATTTATGGAAGGCTCGTGGCACTAAAGAATATGATCTTGATGATGTTATGTTATTAAAAGTTGGGCGACATATTCGGCCTAATAGTGACTATAAAATTATTGTAGCGCGTGAAGATGGTGAGGCGCGCTTTATGCAGGGTTATAAGAAAAATTATATTAATATGAATTGTGCTAGTCACCGTGGGCCATTGGCATTGATAGATGGTGAGCCGAGTGCGGAAGATTTGCATGTAGCGGCGCAAATTGTGGCGCGTTATGGTCAAGGTAGGGAGGCTGCTTTGGTGGATGTGGCAGTGAGAGATTTGGCTGGCAATGAATCTATATTGCAAGTTAAGCCGTTAGCGGCAGATGAATTACCTAAGGAATGGTTTGTATGA
- a CDS encoding tRNA 2-thiouridine synthesizing protein A — protein MSQHELDARRLLCPLPVIRTQDKVKLLQKGDVLQVTCTDPGVMQDIPAWCRINGHKVLETQSGEYEYIIILEVGE, from the coding sequence ATGAGTCAGCATGAATTAGATGCGCGCAGGTTATTGTGTCCGTTGCCTGTTATTCGTACGCAAGATAAGGTAAAGCTGTTGCAAAAGGGAGATGTGTTGCAAGTAACGTGTACTGATCCTGGGGTGATGCAAGACATCCCCGCTTGGTGTCGTATTAATGGGCATAAAGTGTTGGAGACGCAATCTGGTGAGTATGAATATATTATTATTTTGGAAGTTGGTGAGTAA
- a CDS encoding glutamate N-acetyltransferase/amino-acid N-acetyltransferase: protein MAVGECVFPQMHAVAGIKLGTACAGIKQTERDDLLLVEMAKGATCAAVFTQNAFCAAPVHVARKHLEMQPRYLLINSGNANAGTGEQGMLDAQTSCIEVAALYDISAEQVLPFSTGVIGETLPITKIVAALPNAKSCLQEDNWTKAAHAIMTTDTFAKGYSRVIDIDGQSITITGMSKGAGMIQPNMATMLGFVATDAKISQTNLQKCLAGAVEQSFNRITVDGDTSTNDACVVMASGKSAVPEIEEGGAAMLLFQEALQDACMYLAEAIIRDGEGATKLIKIKVQQAMSEAEAVLVAKTIAHSPLVKTAFFASDPNWGRILAAVGRAGIEQLDVERITIYLDDVCIVENGGRAAAYTEVAGQKIMDQEEITVTVVLGRGEMQQQVLTCDFSYDYVRINAEYRT from the coding sequence ATGGCGGTAGGAGAATGTGTATTTCCACAAATGCATGCAGTGGCAGGGATTAAATTAGGTACGGCCTGTGCGGGAATCAAGCAAACGGAGCGTGATGATTTGTTGTTAGTGGAAATGGCAAAGGGGGCGACTTGTGCAGCCGTATTTACCCAAAATGCATTTTGTGCAGCACCAGTACATGTAGCGCGTAAGCATTTGGAAATGCAGCCACGCTATTTGTTGATTAATTCGGGTAATGCCAATGCGGGTACTGGTGAGCAGGGTATGCTTGACGCGCAAACTAGTTGTATTGAGGTGGCGGCTTTGTATGATATTAGTGCTGAGCAAGTGTTGCCTTTTTCTACGGGTGTTATTGGTGAAACATTGCCGATTACTAAAATTGTAGCTGCATTGCCAAATGCCAAGAGTTGTTTGCAGGAAGATAATTGGACTAAGGCTGCGCATGCGATTATGACTACTGATACTTTTGCCAAAGGTTATTCCAGGGTAATTGATATTGATGGGCAGTCGATCACTATTACCGGAATGTCTAAAGGGGCTGGCATGATCCAGCCTAATATGGCAACCATGTTGGGCTTTGTTGCGACCGATGCTAAAATTTCACAAACTAATTTGCAGAAGTGCTTGGCTGGTGCGGTAGAGCAGTCATTTAATCGAATTACTGTTGATGGTGATACTTCGACCAATGATGCTTGTGTGGTCATGGCGAGTGGTAAAAGTGCTGTGCCTGAAATTGAAGAGGGTGGTGCGGCAATGCTGCTTTTTCAAGAAGCTCTACAAGATGCTTGTATGTATTTGGCTGAGGCTATTATCAGAGATGGTGAAGGGGCGACCAAGTTAATTAAAATTAAAGTGCAGCAAGCCATGTCGGAAGCAGAGGCGGTCTTGGTAGCAAAAACAATTGCCCATTCTCCTCTGGTAAAAACAGCTTTTTTTGCAAGTGATCCTAATTGGGGGCGCATCTTGGCAGCTGTTGGTCGTGCGGGTATTGAGCAGCTGGATGTTGAGCGTATTACTATTTATTTGGATGATGTATGTATTGTTGAAAATGGTGGGCGAGCAGCAGCATATACTGAGGTGGCTGGGCAAAAAATAATGGATCAAGAAGAAATTACTGTCACTGTGGTATTGGGGCGTGGCGAAATGCAGCAGCAAGTCTTAACCTGCGACTTTTCTTATGATTATGTGCGTATTAATGCTGAGTATCGGACTTAG
- a CDS encoding 8-oxo-dGTP diphosphatase, whose product MASMARVDVAVGVVRDVSGRILISKRLAEVHQGGLWEFPGGKFENNETATQALSRELFEELNIKAKNSSPLIKVSFDYPDLKVHLHVRTVDDFVGEVIGKEGQLFKWVSLQEINAYQFPEANKAILSAIKLSRHYAIINTSDVLQALYELEDVAGWGVSLVQIRAKELSGVGASIYIGAVREKCKELNLDYLLNSQMHVNKLLDEGVHLSSLGLMALHERPETSGLVAASCHNLPELLKAERLGLDFVVLSPVQRTGSHPKAEALGWQKFEEWIACVNIPVFALGGMAIQDYEQAINFGAQGLSGISLYKSH is encoded by the coding sequence ATGGCATCTATGGCAAGGGTTGATGTGGCTGTTGGTGTGGTTCGTGACGTATCGGGGCGAATATTAATTTCGAAGCGATTGGCGGAAGTGCACCAAGGTGGTTTATGGGAGTTTCCAGGTGGTAAATTTGAAAACAACGAAACAGCGACGCAGGCATTAAGTCGAGAGCTATTTGAAGAGTTAAATATAAAAGCTAAAAATTCTAGTCCATTAATTAAGGTTAGTTTTGATTATCCTGATCTAAAAGTTCATTTGCATGTGCGTACCGTAGATGATTTTGTGGGTGAGGTGATTGGTAAGGAAGGGCAGTTATTTAAATGGGTATCTTTACAGGAAATAAATGCATATCAATTTCCTGAAGCGAATAAAGCAATCTTGTCGGCAATTAAATTAAGTCGTCACTATGCGATTATTAATACTAGTGATGTGTTGCAAGCGCTGTATGAGTTAGAAGATGTGGCAGGGTGGGGTGTTAGTTTGGTGCAGATTAGGGCAAAGGAGTTGTCTGGGGTTGGTGCATCTATATATATAGGCGCGGTAAGGGAAAAGTGCAAGGAGCTAAATTTAGATTATCTGCTTAATTCGCAGATGCATGTCAATAAGCTGCTTGATGAGGGTGTGCATTTAAGTTCATTGGGTTTGATGGCTTTGCATGAGCGGCCAGAGACTTCTGGCTTGGTGGCCGCTTCGTGCCATAACTTGCCAGAATTGCTCAAGGCGGAGCGGCTAGGTTTGGATTTTGTTGTATTGTCCCCAGTTCAAAGGACCGGCTCCCATCCAAAGGCTGAGGCTTTAGGGTGGCAGAAATTTGAAGAATGGATAGCATGCGTAAATATTCCTGTATTTGCATTGGGTGGTATGGCAATCCAAGATTATGAGCAAGCAATAAATTTTGGAGCCCAGGGTTTATCAGGGATAAGCCTGTATAAGAGTCATTAA
- a CDS encoding DNA mismatch repair protein MutS has product MTDNADKPVVHTPMMQQYLRIKADYHETLVFYRMGDFYELFFDDAKKGAELLSITLTARGNSAGEPIPMCGFPYHSAEGYIAKLIKVGESVAICEQLGDPATSKGPVERQVVRVITPGTVTEEALLEERQDNLLVALYYAKSYGIACLDLTSGRFFVQQVNSIDQLLSEVERLNPAELLFNEEWSLPAILKERTGLTRRPPWHFEEISARKLILKQFKVHDLKGFGCENLTTAVSAAGCLLQYVKDTQQSALPHIQGIRVESSDDSILLDASSRRNLELDYHPSGRIQFTLFGVLDKTITSMGGRCLRRWLNRPLRDQSILNSRYDCVDTLLKNNLYESVRDCLRSVGDIERVSARVALKSARPRDLLVLRDTFAVLPALQQLIANTESNGINTLAEQIAEQPDLLALLQRAIIDNPPVLIRDGGVIAAGYNQELDELRDLSQNANQYLIDMETREKANTGISTLKIKYNRVHGYYIEIPRSQSDEVPDTFIRKQTLKNAERFITEELKQFEDTVLSAREQSLACEKRLYDALLDTFAAVLVPIQICALALAELDVLSTFAERGQSLNLTRPVLQTQRGIHIQGGRHLVVEQVSDIPFVANDLNFSNKRRMLVITGPNMGGKSTYMRQAALIVLIAHIGCFVPAANMQCGPIDKIFTRIGASDDLTSGRSTFMVEMSETANILHNATANSLILMDEIGRGTSTFDGLSLAWACADFLAKEIRAFTLFATHYFELTSLPDEQSSIHNVHLDAMEHGDKIVFLHAVKEGAASQSYGLQVASLAGIPQQVIEQAKLKLTHLEDSAYKEQQTESGSTQLDLFAMNTEHPAVELIENLVPDNLSPRQALDFLYTLKKAV; this is encoded by the coding sequence ATGACAGATAACGCTGATAAACCTGTAGTTCATACCCCCATGATGCAGCAATACTTACGCATCAAAGCAGATTATCACGAAACTTTAGTGTTTTACCGGATGGGAGATTTTTATGAATTATTTTTTGATGATGCTAAAAAGGGCGCAGAACTTTTAAGTATTACCCTGACGGCAAGAGGCAACTCAGCTGGTGAGCCTATTCCAATGTGTGGTTTTCCTTACCATTCGGCAGAAGGGTATATTGCCAAGCTGATTAAAGTAGGCGAATCGGTTGCTATTTGTGAGCAACTTGGCGATCCCGCCACTTCAAAAGGTCCTGTTGAACGCCAAGTTGTACGCGTGATTACCCCTGGAACAGTAACCGAAGAAGCACTTTTGGAAGAGCGACAAGATAATTTGTTAGTGGCACTTTATTATGCGAAAAGTTATGGTATTGCATGTTTGGATTTAACCAGTGGTCGTTTTTTTGTGCAGCAGGTAAACAGTATTGATCAATTGCTCAGTGAAGTTGAACGCTTGAATCCTGCGGAACTGCTATTCAATGAAGAGTGGAGTTTACCAGCAATACTAAAAGAACGTACTGGCTTAACACGTAGACCACCGTGGCATTTTGAAGAAATAAGTGCACGTAAATTAATTCTTAAGCAGTTTAAAGTACATGACCTAAAAGGATTTGGTTGTGAAAATTTAACGACTGCTGTTTCTGCAGCAGGGTGTTTATTGCAATATGTCAAAGATACGCAACAAAGTGCGTTGCCCCATATTCAAGGTATTCGAGTAGAAAGTAGTGATGACAGTATTCTATTAGATGCTTCCAGCCGGCGTAATTTGGAGTTGGATTACCACCCTTCGGGACGTATTCAATTTACCTTATTTGGTGTTTTAGATAAGACCATAACCTCTATGGGTGGCCGGTGTTTACGGCGCTGGCTCAACCGCCCATTGCGCGACCAAAGTATATTAAACAGCCGTTATGATTGTGTGGATACTTTATTAAAAAATAATTTGTATGAATCGGTACGTGATTGTTTACGATCAGTAGGGGATATCGAACGTGTCAGTGCTAGAGTTGCACTGAAGTCAGCACGGCCACGTGATTTATTAGTTTTACGAGATACTTTTGCCGTTTTACCAGCATTGCAACAGTTGATTGCTAACACCGAGAGCAATGGCATCAATACTTTAGCAGAGCAAATTGCTGAACAACCTGATTTACTCGCTTTATTACAGCGCGCTATTATTGATAATCCACCTGTTTTAATTCGTGATGGGGGGGTTATTGCGGCTGGTTATAATCAAGAATTGGATGAACTGCGTGATTTGAGCCAAAATGCCAATCAATATTTAATTGATATGGAAACACGTGAGAAGGCCAACACGGGAATTTCGACTTTAAAAATCAAATATAATCGCGTGCATGGCTATTATATTGAAATTCCGCGCTCGCAATCCGATGAAGTACCTGATACTTTTATTCGTAAGCAAACCTTAAAAAATGCAGAGCGATTTATTACTGAGGAATTAAAGCAATTTGAAGATACCGTATTGAGTGCGCGTGAACAATCCTTGGCTTGTGAGAAACGGCTTTATGATGCTTTACTCGATACTTTTGCCGCTGTACTAGTGCCTATTCAAATTTGTGCATTAGCATTGGCTGAACTAGATGTGCTGAGCACTTTTGCTGAGCGTGGCCAGAGTTTAAATCTAACTCGCCCAGTATTACAAACGCAGCGTGGCATTCATATTCAAGGTGGGCGGCATTTAGTCGTCGAGCAAGTCTCAGATATTCCTTTTGTGGCCAATGACCTGAATTTCTCCAATAAAAGACGCATGCTAGTGATTACCGGACCTAATATGGGTGGTAAATCAACCTATATGCGTCAAGCAGCCTTGATTGTGTTAATTGCTCATATCGGTTGTTTTGTACCTGCGGCTAATATGCAATGTGGGCCAATCGATAAAATATTTACCCGTATCGGTGCTTCTGATGACTTAACCAGCGGTCGTTCTACTTTTATGGTGGAAATGTCGGAAACAGCCAATATTTTACATAATGCCACCGCGAATAGCTTAATCCTGATGGATGAAATAGGGCGGGGCACTAGTACTTTTGATGGCTTATCGTTGGCATGGGCTTGCGCTGATTTCTTAGCAAAAGAAATACGTGCATTTACTCTATTTGCTACGCATTATTTTGAATTAACCAGCCTACCTGATGAGCAAAGCAGCATTCATAATGTGCATTTAGATGCGATGGAGCATGGTGATAAAATTGTTTTTTTGCATGCTGTAAAAGAAGGTGCTGCCAGCCAAAGCTATGGTTTGCAAGTTGCATCTTTAGCAGGCATACCACAGCAAGTCATAGAGCAGGCTAAGTTAAAACTTACGCACCTTGAAGATAGTGCTTATAAAGAGCAGCAAACTGAATCAGGCAGTACCCAATTAGATTTGTTTGCCATGAATACAGAGCACCCTGCTGTGGAGTTAATTGAGAATTTGGTGCCTGATAATTTAAGTCCGCGGCAGGCTTTAGATTTTCTTTATACCTTAAAAAAGGCGGTATAA
- a CDS encoding insulysin, with amino-acid sequence MHLSFKLFILVPVLLASACTATLPNMKATEIIQSQNDDRQYQAFTLDNQLKVLIISDPDTKKAAASLDVFIGSASDPEDRAGLAHFLEHMLFLGTEKYPDPDEYQAFSAQHGGSRNAFTAKEHTNYFFDIENASLEPMLDRFSQFFTAPLFNPEFVEREKNAVNSEYLGKIKTESRRFHAAIQQAFNPASPYAKFSVGSLDTLADRDNKLVRDDLLNFYQQHYSANLMSLVVLANEPLLVLKKWVTEKFSAIPNKYAQKHVFSEPMLSAAQQAHRIDIKSLQEKRELSLIFSLPETQSLYLAKPAAYFQSLLGHEGEGSILALLKAKGWADELSASSGFSNNAQESSLYLGINLTEKGLQHVDDVVDIVFQYIRILQNSEVQEWLFREQQQMAQLQFRYQEKHNASSTVTGLARNLQYYATADVLRAPYVIEQYKPDLIQQLIKQLTPDRVLLALNTKEAHTNKTEANYQVDYGITKISPELIRRWSSSSISPELKLPTPNPFIPTQLALKTDHKAQKHPELITQAENISLWHQLDTSFKVPRSNLFIALHSPIANSSPRNSILTSLFAGMLKKQLNSYAYPARLAGLNYSIYPTERGLSISLSGYDQQQPVLLERIISAIKAPEITADRFAILKDRYQQKLNNAQKQQPFQQVLAELKRSLVERHWTNEQKLTALATITQQDLATHAKNLLQQVQVTLLQQGNTTDLEAQKIASFIKQQLAVKPAQTNVPAAKVIQLPENSLSARKLTIDNQDAALALYFQAPNKSIQAQAEAQLLGRIIATAFFADLRTQQQLGYNLGAAGMPIKDVPGMIFILQSPVISAPEIEKRFQAFINSYLEQLESISITDLDAYKSGLVTRLLEKDKSLSKRSYRNWLEIDRENQEFDTREQIAAAVNNIDKTQLIAVYKDWLITAPRQFRSYALGTQFSQDDFSDFSPIIDTDAFKQEHNKL; translated from the coding sequence ATGCATTTATCGTTCAAACTATTTATTCTCGTGCCCGTACTTTTAGCGAGCGCTTGCACTGCAACTCTCCCAAATATGAAAGCAACCGAAATTATTCAAAGTCAAAACGATGACCGTCAATACCAAGCTTTTACGCTCGATAATCAATTAAAAGTACTGATTATTTCTGACCCCGATACCAAAAAAGCAGCCGCATCATTAGATGTCTTTATTGGTAGTGCCAGTGATCCTGAGGATCGTGCCGGTTTAGCGCATTTTCTGGAGCATATGCTGTTTTTAGGTACCGAAAAATATCCTGATCCTGATGAATATCAGGCTTTTAGTGCGCAGCATGGTGGCTCTAGAAATGCATTTACTGCCAAGGAGCATACCAATTATTTTTTTGATATTGAAAATGCCTCACTAGAGCCCATGCTAGATCGTTTTAGCCAGTTCTTTACAGCACCATTGTTTAACCCCGAATTTGTCGAACGAGAAAAAAATGCAGTCAATTCAGAATATTTAGGCAAAATAAAAACAGAAAGTCGCCGTTTTCACGCGGCCATTCAACAAGCCTTTAACCCTGCCAGTCCTTATGCAAAATTCAGTGTCGGTAGTTTAGACACGCTGGCTGATCGGGACAACAAGTTAGTTCGCGATGATTTATTAAATTTTTACCAACAACATTATTCGGCAAATTTAATGAGCCTGGTAGTACTTGCCAATGAGCCCTTGCTGGTTTTGAAAAAATGGGTTACCGAGAAATTTTCTGCCATTCCGAATAAATACGCACAAAAGCATGTGTTTAGCGAACCAATGCTATCGGCAGCACAACAGGCACATAGAATCGATATTAAATCACTACAGGAAAAACGTGAGTTAAGCCTTATTTTCTCATTACCTGAAACACAGTCGTTGTATCTTGCCAAACCGGCCGCCTACTTTCAATCATTACTAGGCCATGAAGGTGAAGGGAGTATTCTGGCATTATTAAAAGCCAAAGGCTGGGCAGATGAACTGAGTGCATCCTCAGGCTTTAGCAATAATGCCCAAGAATCCAGCCTTTATTTAGGCATCAACCTGACCGAAAAGGGTTTGCAGCATGTCGATGATGTGGTTGATATCGTGTTTCAATATATCCGTATTTTGCAAAATAGTGAGGTACAGGAGTGGCTATTTCGCGAACAACAACAAATGGCGCAATTACAATTTCGCTATCAGGAAAAACATAATGCCAGTAGCACGGTCACTGGCTTAGCGCGTAATTTGCAATATTATGCTACCGCAGATGTGTTGCGTGCACCCTATGTTATCGAGCAATACAAACCGGATCTTATTCAGCAATTGATCAAACAGTTAACGCCGGATCGCGTGTTGCTTGCACTGAATACTAAAGAGGCTCATACCAATAAAACCGAAGCAAATTATCAGGTAGATTATGGCATTACCAAAATCTCTCCCGAATTAATCCGGCGTTGGTCCAGCTCAAGCATTAGCCCTGAATTGAAGTTACCGACACCTAACCCCTTTATTCCTACCCAGCTTGCTTTAAAAACTGACCATAAAGCACAAAAGCACCCCGAACTAATCACCCAAGCCGAGAATATCAGCTTATGGCACCAGCTTGATACCAGTTTCAAGGTGCCACGCAGTAATCTGTTTATCGCCTTGCACTCCCCGATTGCCAATAGTTCTCCTCGCAACAGCATCTTGACTTCCTTATTTGCCGGCATGTTGAAAAAGCAGCTCAATAGCTATGCCTACCCTGCGCGCTTAGCTGGTTTGAATTATTCCATTTACCCTACCGAACGTGGTTTATCAATTTCCTTATCAGGTTACGATCAACAACAGCCCGTGTTATTAGAACGCATTATCTCTGCCATTAAGGCACCTGAAATAACTGCAGATCGTTTTGCCATTTTAAAGGATCGTTATCAGCAAAAATTAAACAATGCCCAAAAGCAGCAGCCTTTTCAGCAAGTATTGGCAGAACTTAAACGCTCGTTAGTTGAACGTCATTGGACTAATGAGCAAAAATTAACCGCGCTAGCAACTATCACTCAGCAAGATTTAGCAACACATGCTAAAAATTTATTACAGCAAGTACAAGTTACCTTATTGCAACAAGGTAATACTACCGACCTTGAAGCACAAAAAATTGCTAGTTTCATTAAGCAGCAATTAGCTGTCAAGCCAGCACAAACCAATGTGCCAGCAGCTAAGGTTATTCAGTTGCCAGAAAATAGTTTAAGTGCACGTAAATTGACTATCGATAACCAAGATGCTGCTTTGGCACTGTATTTCCAAGCACCCAACAAATCCATACAGGCACAAGCTGAAGCACAACTACTAGGTCGTATTATTGCCACTGCATTTTTTGCCGATCTACGTACGCAACAACAACTAGGTTATAACCTTGGTGCTGCCGGTATGCCGATTAAAGATGTACCAGGGATGATTTTTATTCTGCAATCTCCTGTTATTTCCGCACCTGAAATAGAAAAACGTTTTCAAGCCTTTATCAATAGCTACCTTGAACAACTAGAAAGCATTAGCATTACTGACCTTGATGCTTATAAATCAGGCTTAGTGACTCGGTTACTGGAAAAAGATAAAAGCTTATCCAAACGCAGCTACCGTAACTGGCTAGAAATTGATCGTGAAAACCAAGAATTTGATACTCGTGAACAAATTGCCGCCGCGGTTAACAATATTGATAAAACCCAGTTAATCGCTGTCTATAAAGACTGGTTAATAACTGCGCCACGCCAATTTCGTAGTTATGCTTTAGGTACGCAATTTAGTCAGGATGATTTTTCTGATTTCAGCCCCATTATAGATACAGATGCGTTTAAACAAGAACATAACAAATTATAA
- a CDS encoding DNA polymerase III subunit epsilon, with protein MNKQTIRQVVLDTETTGLNHKEGHRIIEIGCVELVNRRLTDRQFHMYISPERLVDEGAMEVHGITNEFLQDKPLFKDIAQDFVDFIQGAELVIHNAPFDVGFMDSEFARLKPAAKRTTDMCTVFDSLVYARKKHPGQRNSLDALCKRYGIDNSHRDLHGALLDAEILSEVYLLMTGEQLSLLEDDDAVSDEFIQEVVQKISSDRASLKIIQCTDLELAEHQKTLAMLEKSSGACLWNQ; from the coding sequence ATGAATAAGCAAACAATCAGGCAAGTAGTCTTAGATACTGAAACAACGGGCTTAAATCACAAAGAAGGACATCGCATCATTGAAATTGGCTGTGTGGAATTGGTCAATCGGCGCTTAACCGATCGACAGTTTCATATGTACATTAGTCCTGAGCGCTTGGTTGATGAGGGTGCAATGGAAGTGCATGGGATAACCAATGAGTTTTTACAAGATAAGCCTTTATTCAAAGATATTGCCCAAGATTTTGTAGACTTTATTCAGGGTGCTGAGCTTGTTATCCATAATGCGCCGTTTGATGTGGGGTTTATGGATTCTGAATTTGCTCGACTTAAGCCTGCAGCTAAGCGTACTACAGATATGTGTACTGTATTTGATAGCCTAGTTTATGCACGTAAAAAACATCCGGGGCAACGTAATAGTTTGGATGCTTTATGTAAGCGTTACGGCATAGATAATAGTCATCGAGACCTGCATGGTGCTTTACTTGATGCCGAGATTTTATCTGAAGTCTATTTGTTAATGACTGGCGAGCAGCTTTCATTGCTAGAGGACGATGATGCGGTGAGTGATGAATTCATTCAGGAAGTAGTGCAAAAAATAAGCAGTGATAGAGCGTCATTAAAAATAATTCAATGTACTGATTTGGAGCTTGCAGAGCACCAGAAAACCTTGGCGATGTTGGAAAAATCAAGTGGAGCCTGTTTATGGAATCAGTAA
- a CDS encoding CRP/FNR family transcriptional regulator, anaerobic regulatory protein: MESVNLQALWETNFPGMVKAAEAGLNSLMASAKLVELPAGQQVFYPGATCEQYLLVLEGSVKTQIISESGREMLLYRVQPGQSCVLTTSCLLSGDNYPAEGITESKVLAFAVSAHAFYRCMEQSAFFREFVFKNFSARLSGVISLLEDVTFSAIDTRLAKALITEEQELIALTHQELATKLGSAREVVSRHLKRFEAYGWVALQRGTITLLDIEALHKVAAKY; encoded by the coding sequence ATGGAATCAGTAAACTTACAAGCATTATGGGAAACTAATTTTCCTGGTATGGTTAAAGCAGCTGAGGCAGGACTTAATAGCTTAATGGCATCGGCTAAATTAGTTGAATTACCGGCAGGGCAACAAGTGTTTTACCCTGGAGCCACTTGCGAACAGTATTTACTAGTATTGGAAGGCAGTGTCAAAACACAGATTATTTCTGAAAGTGGCCGGGAAATGTTGCTCTATCGTGTGCAGCCTGGACAATCTTGTGTATTAACGACATCTTGCTTGCTCAGTGGTGATAACTATCCTGCCGAGGGCATTACCGAGAGTAAAGTACTTGCTTTTGCAGTGTCTGCACATGCTTTTTATCGTTGCATGGAGCAATCTGCATTTTTCCGTGAATTTGTCTTTAAGAATTTTTCCGCACGTCTATCAGGTGTTATTTCATTATTGGAAGATGTTACTTTTAGTGCAATTGATACTCGCTTAGCTAAGGCATTAATTACAGAAGAGCAAGAGCTAATTGCGCTTACCCACCAAGAGCTGGCCACAAAATTGGGCTCAGCTCGTGAAGTAGTCTCTAGACATTTAAAGCGTTTTGAAGCTTATGGTTGGGTTGCCTTACAAAGAGGCACCATCACCTTGTTGGACATTGAGGCACTACATAAAGTAGCTGCCAAGTATTAA